The stretch of DNA tttgttctcatacatggatcccatctcagatttcatggcctcaagccctttcgcagaatctgggctcatcatcgcttcctcatagttcataggttcatcatggtctagtaacatgacttccagaacaggattaccgtaccactctgatgcggaccgtactctggttgacctacgaggttcggtagtaacttgatctgaagtttcatgatcatcatcattaacttcctcactaattggtgtaggcaccactggaattgatttctgtgatgaactacttgccaattcgggagaaggtacaattacctcattaagttctactttcctcccacttacttctttcgagagaaactcattctctagaaaggatccattcttagcaacgaatatcttgtcTTCAGGTCTGTGATAGAAgatgtacccaacagtttcctttgggtatcctatgaagactcattctctagaaaggatccattcttagcaacgaatatcttgtcttcgagtctgtgatagaagatgtacccaacagtttcctttgggtatcctatgaagacgcatttttcaatttgggttcaagcttatcaggttgaaactttttcacataagcatcgcaaccccaaactttaagaaacgacagttTAGATTTTTTGCCAAACCACAggtcatatggtgtcgtctcaacagatttagatggtgccctatttaacgtgaatgcaactgtctctgaagtataaccccaaaatgatagtggtaaatcggtaagagacatcatagattgcaccatatctaataaagtggttacgacgtttggacacaccattacgctgtggtatTCCAGGTgtcgtgagttgcgaaactattccacattgtttcaaatgaagaccaaactcgtaactcaaatattctcctccacgatcagatcgtagaaactttattttcttcttacgatgatttttcacttcactctgaaattctttgaatttttcaaatatttcagacttatgtttcattaagtagatatatccatatcttctcaaatcatctgtgaaggttagaaaataacgatacccgccgcgagcctcaacgctcatcagaccgcatacatcagtatgtattatttccaataagtcagtggttcgctccattgttccgaagaacgaagtcttattcatcttgcccatgaggcatggttcgcaagcatcaagtgatttcaacaacccatcagcatggagtttcttcatgcgctttacaccaatatgacctaaacggcagtgccacaaataagttgcattatcattattaactttgcatcttttggcttcaatattatgaatttgtgtatcactacaatcgagattcaacaaaaacagaccactcatcaaggatgcatgaccatagaagatattactcatataaatagaaccaccattattctctgatttaaataaATAACCGCTTCGCATCAAagaagatccagatataatgttcatgctcaacgctggcaccaaataacaattattcaggtctaaaactaatctcgatggtagatgtagaggtagcgtgccgacggcgatcgcatcaaccttggaaccattttgCGGTGTGCATGATACGTCCATTtcgcatcatgttttcttactgttatttataatgtttttatccataataatgctttttggagtaattctaatgccttttctctcataatttacaagaaaaacaccaagagggagaattctaaCAGCTgaaaatctggacctggaaaagctacgtcaggtcacctattctgcataactccaaatgagctgaaactttatggagaattTTTATGAATTATTTGAGGAATATTTGAGCCAATAAACACTAGAGGgtggccaccaggtgggcacaatccacctgggcgcgccaggcccccaggcgcgccctggtgggttgtggcctcctcggcccacctctggtgcctatcttttggtatataagtggtttttacctggaaaaaaaataaggaaatgactttcgggacgaagcgccgccacctcgaggcggaacttgggcaggagcacctttgccctccggcggagcgattttgccaggggaacttccctctcggagggggaaatcatcgtcatcatcaccacaaacaactctcccatcttggggagggcaatctccatcaacatcttcgtcagcaccatctcatctcaaaccctagttcatctcttgtatttaatcttattaccggaactatagattggtgctagggggtgactagtagtgtcgattacatcttgtagttgattactatatggtttatttggtggaagattatatatTCAGATCCATTACGCATCGACGACTCGTTGGCGTAGATTCCTGCTGCACATTTAAAATGAAAGAAATAGTGGTGTGGCAGTTTTGCTTATATAACACACGTGTGCCAAATATCATAGACCATATAAAAGTGATCTTGACAAGTAAATTGGTAAACAAAAGGAATAAACTTTTTTGAAGATATACGTCATAGTTTTTTTCTCTTGAGAATATATCATTTGAGATTTCGGTTGCAAAAAAAAGATTAATATGGCCCATGCAGGTCTCGAACCTGCGACCTTGGCGTTATTAGCACCACGCTCTAACCAACTGAGCTAATGGGCCATCTTATTATCAGTATTGAACTAAATTATTTGACTTTATACGTTACTATTTCCCTTTAATCACATGAAATTCCGTTCAGAGAAAACAAAACGAAATATCAAAAATAGATGGCCCATGCAGGTCTCGAACCCGCGACCTTGGCCTTATTAGGACCACGCTCTAACCAGCTGAGCTAATAGGCGAATTTAATATAAAAAACGGATATTTAATTATTAATAAAATCGAAAAAGGCACAGTAACAACGCTGCGAAAGCACCTTAAATGATGAGCACTGTTCGACGACACATTGACCTGTGCGTTCCACAGTTCACGTTGCATCATCGGCCATCGTTGTtggcagcataggcatagcaatgcCCCACTCCATCAGCGACGACATTCTGCAGTAACCAGGAGTAGCTCGGCACGTACTACCGCTCGGCCTCGAGCGGGTCCTTGACGCGGACCAGCGGTCCACCACCATCTTGTTCCCTCCGTAGTCCCGTCGGTCCGTCCGTCCGTTCGTTTCCGGGAACAGTGCGCTGGCTGCGCGCACAACTATTCGAGCGTGGCGGATCATACCCTGTGCGATCACGGCCGTACGCCCGGTGAATGCCCTGACGGGACGCGACGTGCGCGGGGCCGCCGGTGTTAATTCCATGCCTACTGCATCTGCATGCCGCTACGCGTAGGCGCATGCAGTGCATGCACGCGCGCGCGCGCCCTCGGGCAGGCCGCAGCCCTATGCAGCAGCCTCTTTGCTGTTTTCTTGTACTCGCACTAGTCGTTTCGTTCATTTTGATAgacagaagaagaagaaaaatgaaatCGGGCGATGAAGAGCGAGCTCCGGCCCTTCCCGTCGACCTGCGCGCGACCGTCGTCGTGGGCGGAAGTCGATCGGCCGGCGCGCGCGTGCTCCCATGACCAACCAGCCGGTGCCCGATCGGTGGTCACGGTGACGAGACGACCGTCTGGGCCGTTGAGGCGCATTAACGAACACGCGCCGGAGCAAAATCGAGCCCGCACGCACGCGCCGCGTGCTCTGCCGGGGCGGCGTGGTGACGTGACGGGGGAGATCGCGAGCAGCAGGGCCTCGTGGCCGACGCCGGCCGGGGCCGGGGCCGCCTCCGACAGCGGCGCAGAAGCGTTCGCATTTAACGCCCGGCGCAGGAGGGGATGGGGGTTATCgaggcggcagcggcagcggcagcgaAATCTCTCTCTCCTCTCCGCGATGTGCTGCTCGCTGCCACCGTCGTACCGTCGTCGCCATCATTGCCTCGCCTGCCGTTTCGCCCCCCGCCTCAGCCATCATTGCGTGACGCGCTACCACTACATGCCTGCCTCGGTCGATCGATCGATCGGACCGGCCGGCCCCAACCATTCCCATCGTCACTGTGGCAGTGCATGCATGGCACCGTGCAATCCTCGCTTCGAAAGCATGTGAAATACTACGGCCATGTTGACGCGTACTATCAAAAGCATCAGTGTCGAGTACGTACTTAAGTTAAGCATCCCCGCCATGAGGTCTAGCTGCTGCTACAGCCTACAGCGCGTCTCTACAGCACGTACGTACACCGGGTTTACGTGTTAACCGTTGGTCCACATGCATGGATTCAATAACCTAATGGTGGCATGGCAAGTCAGATAAAATGAAGAGCCAAGAAATGGCGTGTGCGGGAGACCAGCTACGTGTCGCTAGAGCCAGAGGAACGCGGCTATGCGTGCGACTGTGCTGGTATATGTGCCTGTACGTATACGTGCCGCCATGAATGCAGGGAGATGCGCAATGAATGTCTCCTGCAGAACGAACGACATTTCTGGGAGGCCTGATGACCCGACGCtgccatctctctctctctccctggTGCTGCAGCTAGGGGTCCTGCAACATGCATTCTGCCTCATCGAACGGCCACCTCCCAAAATTCAGAGGGCTGCGTCCGGAGAGAGAAGGAAACAACAGCGGGACGACGAGGGATGATCAAAAGCGAATGCCATGTACACTAAAACTGGCACCGGTCAACGGAGCATACAGTGGTGTAATCAGCTGCATGACTCAAACGAGCGCCAGCTCTGTTGCGTGTGGCACGGCCGGCCTCCACTGCTCACTGCAGCTGCATGCCACGACGCGCGATCGCGCCATGCCATGCCATTGCCATGGAGCACACTGCACACACCAACGCCAGTTCGCTTTTGTGCATGATCATGACTGTAGCTATATGCATCTAGGCTCACTAGCACGGCGTGGCCGGCCGGCTGGAGTAATTACCAGCTGCATGCACATGCATGCGAGTAGTAAAGCATCTTCCCAAATAAACCTACCGGTTAGGACTTAGGAGTAGCCATCTTAGCTCAGTACCATGATCTTCTCAGGGATTCACCGTGAGAAAGATCGCCATCCACACTGACCACTGCCCCGTCTGACGATGTGACCTCTCCAGGCGCCCATTGACCTCACATCACATCACCTCACAGCCTAGGGATCGGGTGTAGGCTGCGGAAATCTTCTCCCATGGATCTCTTCACAGAGAGTGTGTGTGGCCGGCCTTTAGTTACTCCCACACAGCCCTACAAAGCTAGCCTACGAGTAGCGGTTCCTCTACCCCGGCCACGCGCGCGCAGTTTGCCTCCGGCGCAAGCAAAAGCGAGCCAGCTGCAGCGTCGTCGCAGCGCAGGAATTGAAGAGAAGCGCTGGTGCTCTACGAGTAAATGCTTGCTTTATTAGGCACTCACGTCgtctactactagtactacttgATCGATCGACCCATCCACCTGACCAGTCCTGCAGAGGATCCATGCAATGATGCAGCATATTTCACCACAGACAAGCGCGCGCGCATGCACCGCAGGCCCTAGCTACCATAGCATGCCATGTCCAATCGTATGTATgtgtagccttcctaggtcaccGTAACACACACAAGTCAACCCGAAGATACTACTAGAGCTACTACTGATCTACTGTGATCTCGAACAGATTCAGCAAAACCTGCAAGGTCAGCTTAACCAGTAAGCAGGGCAGGCCATCCTACTTACATGCATGCCTTTCTTTTCATTATGTATTTTTATTTATATCTATTTAGTCCAAATTTGAAACAAAATACTTCCTTCAGAATTTCATTGTGAGTCCAAGGCGTTTTGGATCTCGGCCTGCATGGAGgctgaatttttttaaaattaaaaattcaaattttttggATTCAAAATATTTGCACAAGTAAACAAGgatgtgggtgtgtgtgtgtgtgtaaaaTTTCAGCATGAAAATACATTGAAATGCAACCtgtacaaaaaagacaaattcatggTTGGGAGGATGAATAGTATCATGTGTTAAAAAAGCCCTAACTTTTTTTTTTGCACAACCCTCATTTCAACTTATTTTCATCCTGAAAATTTACACAATTGTTCATTATGCCTTCATCTCCATCTgtatttttttcagattttttgaaATATAAAATAAtgaattttcaatttggaatctTGCATTTGGCATTTGGAGGCGTCCatggagctcggcctccaaaaTCAATTTCCAGTCAAAGGCCTACTTTGATTTACAGAAATTATGTAGGAATTTTAAAAGATAAATTGTATTGAAAATTTCTTTGGAGCCTCCCTCATATTTCAAAGAGAAAAAACATTAGCTCTTGGACATAATGAAAAGTCCCATCCTATaaatcaaatatgacatctttttCCCTATAGAAATTGACATATATGTCTTCTCACCTCCTATGATTTCCATACTCCCATGATATTCCAATCCTATGAAACGAAGGAGGCTCAACTGATTGAACCCTTGCATAATTATGGGGATGCATAGTGAGTCGAACCAATCGTCAAAAACCGGCACGAGACCATTTGATCCACCACACATATTTCTATACATAATTAAGGGAGAGGTCTGATCAAGTGGTAGAAGTCAAGGACAAACACCATGCATGGATGCAGCGGTACAGCAAAACACAAGAAGGAGAAACAAGCAAAGTAAACATATGCATTCATGCCAAATAGACTAGTAAATCAATTAACACTCTCGCGATCAAGATAGGTAATAATTCAGGTCGTTGCACAGCCACCTAGGTCTTCAACATGGTGAATCTTTTTCCTCGTCAGCAACCTATAAAATATTGGCAAATATCAAAGTGAGGTCAAAGATAGTTCCTTCGCTTTTGATGTATGAATAACTGATCAATTATTAGTTCTTGCTTGTACTACTATATTCTGAAGTATACTTGTTCTACTTGCTACGAGAGGGAACTGTTACTGCCCAAGTGTACGTAGTCAGCGTTTGATAAGTTTATACAGAGAATGAAATGGATGGATTATTTCCACTTTTTGTCTTATAGTAGTAGAAGACTAGCTTACTACCCAAACTGCTGAAATTGGGGTGCATCACTGTTGAACATGACAACACAACGCAACTGTATCGGCAGATCAGCGCCAAACTGTTCATGATCAGCTACTTATCACTGGTACAAACAGTTTTCTTCTTCTTCGAAGCTACACTGGAAAGATGAATGCTAATTTGTTTATTATTCGCGCCATTTTAGCTCATTCTTGTTGCGCTTAATTTGTCTTACCACTTACATTTAACTTGAAAAAGAGATGCACGCGCAATAGTAGACATGAAATATCAGTAATTTTCCCCACAGGTGAGGTGTTTAGGTCGCAGTGGCAGCTGACTAGCTAGATAGCTAGCTCTACCTGCTGATAGATAGTACCCATGAGGCCATGACTTAGAAATTTAGAAAACCTTACGAGTTACTACGGTACTCCACTAGCTATAGCTACTTAGCTAGGCATGGCACCTAAGTTGAAACTAAGCATGCATGCTGGAGCACTATCAAGAGGTCAAGCATGAAACAGATTTTTGTTTCCACATTGATCGACCAACAGCACCATATTTTTTTTGCGTTCATTCACGCGTGACGTGCATGTACTCCTACTAACCAAATGCTGAAGATATGTTCACCACAAGAGTGTGCATGGACACTTAACAATAACCAGAGTAAAAGCTAAACAGTGCGCCGAGGCCGGATTAATGGCTGCGCACACGTAACAGATCATCAACATTTTACAAGCAAATCCGGCAGCCAATCATCAACATTAATTGGGTTCCAACGCATCATTGCACACAGTAAATAAACTAACCAAAGAACCGTGATGATTTATTCATGATCACAAGTGGAAGAGGAAGACCGGCCGGAAGAGTGGAGTAGTTAATGCCGCACCTGGCCTGACAGAGGGCAGCCGCTCGATCGGCTACTGCCCGGCGCCGCCCCTCTCGTCGCTGCCGGCGATGCCGGGCTTCAGGAACGGCGAGCCGCCGAGCATGCCGAGACCTGGCACCGAGCCTGCGCCGGCCATTGCGGCCGCCGAGTACCCGAACTCGTAGCCGCCGTTCAGGCCCAGCCTCGCGATGGGCTCGGCCGCCTCGTAGCTCCTGGACAGCATCTGCACGGCAGCGAACTGATGATCTTGCCCGAAGCCCGTGACCCCGCCGACGGAGCCGAGCGCCGCGGAGTGCCCAACGTTGATGAAGCTCGCCACGCCGTTCGGCACCGCGCTGCCGATGAACTCCGCCATCGACTGCGACCCGTTCGGCCCCGCCGCCGACTGAAACAAGGATCACAGTCAAACACCACCAACAAATGTATGTGCATCAGCGTATGAGCGATGATCGATGGTAAAGAAGATCGACGAGTGTGATGCAATAAAAGAAACCTCACCTGGTACTTGGAGAGCTCGTACTTGGCGCGGGCGAGGTCCTGCTGGAGCTGGCGGAGGTTGCGCTGGAGCATGGAGATGACGGCGACGCAGCCGTAGACGGGGTCGCGGAGGCGCATGTCGGCCTCGTAGGCGAGGGAGTTCACGGCGTCCTCGCGCTGGTACGGATGGAGCTCGTTCAGCAGCTTGGTCACGTTGCTGGCGCCGAAGACGCGGTGCACGTGCACGAACTTCTGCGGGTTGTCCGGCGGGAAGTAGGGCGCGAACACGCAGTCAGGCTGGCACTTGCGGCGGAGGAACTTGCACGCCGCGCACGGCGACCCCGTGCCGCACACCCCGCCGGCGCCGTTGCCCCCCGCCGATGAGGCGGCCAAGGTGATCACCGATCCTCCCGGCGCCGGCAACGAAGACGCCGACGACGAGGCCATCCTTCACGCCTGCTGAAACAAGAGGAAGATGTGTATAAGCAGAAAGAATCAGTGATTTTATTCTCTTGCCAAATACTCCGTGGAAAACGAACGATGCCTAAAAAGCACAGGAAAATATACCAAATATGCACCCGCATCTCCTATATATTAGAAGGAAACAAATACTGAGCAGAAATCAGAGTAGAATTCGTTTCCTTCTGAGCAGAAATGCCAAGAAAACTCTGGGCATGTGCCTTTCTTGGATCAATGGCCGGAAGCGTAGTTAACTGGGACCAAGAAGAGAAAGGAAGAGACTACAAAAAGCAAGGGGGGGAGAGAGATAAAAGAAAGGAGGAGAAGTTATCGGATCCGACGCCGGCGGTGGTGGCTGCCTACTTACGTACGCACGTACCCTTTTTGCACGATCCTTTTCCGCTATCTctgcgcgcgccgccgccgcctcctgctgCTCACCGCGCTCCTCGCCTTCCTCTCCGGCCTCCCGGCTGTCGCTGCTCCTTTTAGACGGAGCGAGCTTCTTTTTGCTCGCCTGCGGATTTACCCTGTGGAGGttggaaggagagggagagggagaagcgGAGAAGTGAGGAGGTTAGGGACAGGCCACCGAAAGATGGTGAGGTGCGTGGTATATGTTGCGAGGAAGGGGGAGGAGAAGCGGAGGGGGGATGTATGTTGGCTTGGGACGGAGGGTTAAATGAATGGAATTTGATATCTGTGTTCTTTATTGGATGGGTAGATATtaaggaagagagagagagagagagagagagagagagctgtGAGAGAATGGAATGAAAGAATACTGATTGGACATCCGAGGTCAATGTGATGATCTACTCAATCGTATCCATGATCATTATGTTTTGTGTAAAATTTCAGTTCATGGGAAATACATCGATGTGCAATATATATGTATTTTTAGTGTAAAATGTTAAAAACTGTGCAAACCAAAAATAGTTTAACTTTTCATGAAAATAATATTAATCTAACATGCATCCGACCAAGAGAGAAGACAGTGTCAAGCCGACCCCGCCCTTCCTCACCTGCCTAAATGGAATGAATATCTCCTTCGTATAGTtcttgcataatttgggtacatgTTTTTTTGAAGCACTTGATTTTTTATTGCTCTAAACTTAATTATTCCTAAGAAACTTTGGAATCTTCTATTTCTAAATAGTTACGACCCACTACCAATTTTTCCTAGACATACAATCAATGCCACATAAGCAAGTTATGCATGCAAGTCATAAATTAAATTGGTCTTGTATTACTCTCtggacgagacttgcctgctccccgCGCGTGCGCTCATCCGTGCTCCCGCGTACGTGGCTTAAtttgattggaacaaaataaggcctcgccccacccccttaaaatcaggggggaaatgattagattagaaagaaaaaggaaaaaagacaGCCGTAGGATAAAGTGGGAGCACGGATAGGAGCATAGAGATggagcaggcaagccggatcctCTCTGGCATGATACTCTCTATGCATGAAGTGCGCCACATCATCAATTCATGCATGATACTCTCTATGCATGCAAGTCAtaatttatttttaaaaattGATTTTGTATTGGCAGCATGTGTTGGGCGATTGCAGCATACATATGTAGTTCACTCTTCATATTTTTGTTAGAAATGCCATTCTTTTAACTGAAATCTCTTTTTTTCTCTACTTATACTCTTcatattattttttatttttaagcTACATTTACTTCCTATTAGTTTTAGATGTTTTTAGCAACTTTTATGCATGTATTTTTAGCACAAACAATTACACTTTAAAGTGATCATCTACTCaacttttctttttatttttagcAACGAAACTCTTATGCGGGGGGCATTCATCTATAGTACAAGCatttacacacacacacacacacacacactttaaAGTGTTTTTAAATTTATTGTTCAATTCGGAAGCATGACCATACGCGAACAGTTTTGTTGTACCCTTCTATTATACTTACTAATTGACCAGCACACTTTCATATTTGATCTTTCGACAAATTTCTAGTTAATTTAACCCGTATGAAAATCGCAGCAAAAGATTTAAAAAATATCATTACCATGCTATGATCTAACAATACTAGTGCGTACTAGACATAGAAGAGACATATATATAAATATCACAGGTATGTCAAACACATGAACCAGCAAGAGAATTAGCAGTTCATGCTATCTAGTCGGGTGGGTCAAGGTTGTGGTGGCAACGAAAACCTTCTTTGTGGCATTATCCTTGCCACCCATGGCGAATTTAGTGAAGTTGCAAAAGAAGTTAAAGTGCTGGTGGTGAGCGGTAGCGCTGAGATGCTGTCCAAAGATCTTAACACCTTCCCTCCAGTATAGGATCGCAAAAAGGTGCAATCATGGTGATTTTCTCACCTTTAGAATCATGCGTGTGATCTTTGCAAGTAGCAATGGCAAGAGGAAGGATGACATGTGTGCGAGAAGGCGGAGCATGTGATATGACCATATGAAAGCTAGATCCCACTATACCACATAGATCTGGAAACTGATGTTATTAATATGTTGGGTGGCCCCTATCCCGACCAGCAAAAAAACCACATTCATGGCATGGATCTGAGTCTGCCTTGGCTCGGGTCATTCATCAACCATGAGTTGGACATGGCGAGGCGGGCGGCAGAGGAGGAGTTCACATGTACCACACTTCTTTCTCATGCTCTAGTGGGATGTGAGGGAGAGTTCTTTGTCCAAACTCTCATCCGCTTCACATGTAGGACTATATTCTCACCTATGCCATGACACCACAAATAAGATTTTTAAACTTTAATTCAGGAAAAATGAATATGTGGGCCTAAATCTCGTATGTAATTCAAAATTTCATATGTGACCGCATTTGAATTATATTGGGTTTAATAGTCAAACAACAATTATAGTGGGCTTGATGTATTATTAAAATAAAAATAGTTTCGCAATTGTAGTTTTAAAAATAATTGTTAATATTGCTATAATAGAAATTCACATGTCAAAATATATACTGTGGACCATCTACCTACTGAACGTCAATTGAAGATAGATATCAACCTCCCAAGTTAAAGAGGTGGCTTTAATTTAGTTGTTGGTTATCGATACAAATTTGCCTATGCACATCTCAAAAAATTGCACAATGCTCTCTACTCATTTTGCTACAAGGTATACGGTCCTCCCTCTAGTGTTATTGAAGCTTAAACCCTA from Triticum urartu cultivar G1812 chromosome 3, Tu2.1, whole genome shotgun sequence encodes:
- the LOC125545537 gene encoding LOB domain-containing protein 6-like; its protein translation is MASSSASSLPAPGGSVITLAASSAGGNGAGGVCGTGSPCAACKFLRRKCQPDCVFAPYFPPDNPQKFVHVHRVFGASNVTKLLNELHPYQREDAVNSLAYEADMRLRDPVYGCVAVISMLQRNLRQLQQDLARAKYELSKYQSAAGPNGSQSMAEFIGSAVPNGVASFINVGHSAALGSVGGVTGFGQDHQFAAVQMLSRSYEAAEPIARLGLNGGYEFGYSAAAMAGAGSVPGLGMLGGSPFLKPGIAGSDERGGAGQ